One Streptosporangium becharense genomic window, GGAACCTGCGGGACCTGCGGACGCCCTTCGGCGGTGTGAAGGCGTCCGGCATCGGGCGTGAGGGCGGCGAGTACTCGCTCGACTTCTTCTCCGAGCCCGTCAACGTGTGCGTGAAGATATGAGGTCATCGGTGACAGACAGACAACAGGCCGCCGCGTCCCGGCTGCTGGAGGCGTACGCGTCCGGCCGCCCGTGCGAACCGGTCCGCGACCTGATCGACGGCGTGGACTCCGCGTACGCCGTGCAGCACCTGCTCACCGAGCGGTGGCTGGCGGACGGGCGGCGCCTCACCGGCCGCAAGATCGGTCTGACGAGCAGGGCGGTGCAGCGGCAGCTGGGGGTGGACTCGCCGGACTTCGGGGTGCTCCTCGCCGACATGGCCGTACCGGACGGCGAGGAGATCCCGGCCGGGGCGGTCCTGCAACCGCGTGCCGAGGCCGAGGTGGCGCTCGTGCTCGAACGCGACCTGACGCACGGACGGCACACGGTCGCCGACGTGATCCGCGCGACGGCCTTCGCGCTGCCCGCGATCGAGGTGGTCGGCAGCCGCATCCGCGACTGGGACATCACCCTGGCCGACACCGTCGCCGACAACGCCTCCGCCGGCATGTACGTCCTCGGCACCCGGCCGGTGCTCCTGCGCGACGTCGACCTGCGGATGGCCGGGATGGTCATCGAGCGGCGCGGCGAGCAGGTGTCGACCGGCGTCGGCGCCGCCTGCCTCGGCCACCCGTTGCACGCCGCGGTGTGGCTGGCCGACACGCTGGCCCGGCTCGGCACCCCGCTCCGCGCCGGGGACACCGTGCTGACCGGGGCCCTCGGACCGGTGGTCCCGGTCAAGCCCGGCGACGTGCTCGAAGCCCGCATCGACGGGCTCGGCGACGTGCGGACCGCGTTCGCCCACGAGGAGGAATCATGAACCGGCTCGCCGAGATCCTGGACGAGGCGACGCTGTCCGGCCGGGCGGTCCCCAAACTCACCGACATGGTCCCCCTGGACGTGCCCGCCGCCTACGAGGTGCAGCGGGCGGGAATCGAACGGCGGCGCTCGCGCGGTGAGCGGCTCATCGGGGTCAAGATGGGGTTCACCAGCCGCGCCAAGATGGCCCAGATGGGCGTGGACGACGTCATCTGGGGCCTGCTCACCGACACCATGCTGGTCGAGTCCCACCTGGACACCGGCGGCCTGATCCACCCGCGCATCGAACCGGAGATAGCGTTCCTGCTGGACCGGCCGGTGCGCACCCCTTCCGACGCGGTCGCCGCCGTCGGCGGGGTCGCGGTGGGCTACGAGGTGATCGACTCCCGCTACCGCGACTTCGACTTCACCCTGGCGGACGTCATCGCCGACAACGCCTCGGCCTGCGGCTTCGGCCACGGCCCCTGGCGTCCCCTCGGGGACGTGGGCAACGTCGGCCTGCTCATGGAGATCGACGGCCGTCCGGTGGCGAGCGGGTCGTCCGCGGCGATCCTCGGCGACCCGCTGCGGTCGCTGACCGCCGCCGCGCGGCTGGCCCAGGCCGCCGGGATCGAGCTGCAACCCGGCTGGGTCGTCCTCGCCGGTGCGGCCACGGCGGCCGTCCCGCTTCCCTGTGGCGCGCACGTCCGCGTCAGCGCCGCCGGACTCGGTCACGTGGAGGTGACGACACGATGAGCGACACGATGAGCGACGCGCTGCTCGTCGAGGGCAAGGCCACCCCGCGTGGCAGGTTCCCGCACGTCAGGCGGGCCGGTGACTTCGTGTTCGTCTCCGGCACCAGCTCGCGCCGCCCCGACGGCTCGTTCGCCGGGGCGAGCGCGGACGCCATGGGCACCACCACCCTGGACATCCGCGAACAGACCAGGGCGGTCATCGAGAACATCCGCGACCTGCTCGCCGCCGCGGGCGGTGAGCTGTCGGACGCGGTCAGCGTGACGACGTACCTGGTCAACATGAACGACTTCGGCGGTTACAACGAGGTCTACGGGGAGTACTTCGACGAGAGCGGCCCCGCCCGCACCACCGTCGCGGTCCACCAGCTCCCGCACCCGCACCTGCTCATCGAGATCTCCTGTATCGCCCACATCCCGCAGAGGAGCGCAGCATGATCCCGCCCTTCAACCTCAACACCTGGATCGACGAGCACCGGGACCTGCTCAAGCCGCCCGTCGGCAACGTGCAGATCTGGAAGGACGCCGACCTGATGGTCACCATCGTGGGCGGCCCCAACCAGCGCACCGACTTCCACGACGACCCGATTGAGGAGTTCTTCTACCAGCTCAAGGGCGACATGGTGCTGCGGGTGATGGAGGAGGAGGGCAAGCCCCCGGTGGACGTGCAGATCAAGGAGGGCGACGTCTTCCTGCTGCCGCCGCACGTCCGGCACTCCCCGCAGCGGCCGGTGCCCGGCTCGATCGGCCTGGTGGTGGAGTACGCCCGCCCGAAAGGCGCGCTGGACGCCTTCGAGTGGTACTGCGTGAACTGCCACCGGCTCGTCCACCGCGCCGAGGTGCAGCTGGAGTCGATCGTCGACGACCTGCCGCCCGTCTTCCGGGCGTTCTACGCCGGCGA contains:
- a CDS encoding 2-keto-4-pentenoate hydratase; amino-acid sequence: MTDRQQAAASRLLEAYASGRPCEPVRDLIDGVDSAYAVQHLLTERWLADGRRLTGRKIGLTSRAVQRQLGVDSPDFGVLLADMAVPDGEEIPAGAVLQPRAEAEVALVLERDLTHGRHTVADVIRATAFALPAIEVVGSRIRDWDITLADTVADNASAGMYVLGTRPVLLRDVDLRMAGMVIERRGEQVSTGVGAACLGHPLHAAVWLADTLARLGTPLRAGDTVLTGALGPVVPVKPGDVLEARIDGLGDVRTAFAHEEES
- a CDS encoding 2-keto-4-pentenoate hydratase encodes the protein MNRLAEILDEATLSGRAVPKLTDMVPLDVPAAYEVQRAGIERRRSRGERLIGVKMGFTSRAKMAQMGVDDVIWGLLTDTMLVESHLDTGGLIHPRIEPEIAFLLDRPVRTPSDAVAAVGGVAVGYEVIDSRYRDFDFTLADVIADNASACGFGHGPWRPLGDVGNVGLLMEIDGRPVASGSSAAILGDPLRSLTAAARLAQAAGIELQPGWVVLAGAATAAVPLPCGAHVRVSAAGLGHVEVTTR
- a CDS encoding RidA family protein, whose product is MSDTMSDALLVEGKATPRGRFPHVRRAGDFVFVSGTSSRRPDGSFAGASADAMGTTTLDIREQTRAVIENIRDLLAAAGGELSDAVSVTTYLVNMNDFGGYNEVYGEYFDESGPARTTVAVHQLPHPHLLIEISCIAHIPQRSAA
- a CDS encoding 3-hydroxyanthranilate 3,4-dioxygenase, with the protein product MIPPFNLNTWIDEHRDLLKPPVGNVQIWKDADLMVTIVGGPNQRTDFHDDPIEEFFYQLKGDMVLRVMEEEGKPPVDVQIKEGDVFLLPPHVRHSPQRPVPGSIGLVVEYARPKGALDAFEWYCVNCHRLVHRAEVQLESIVDDLPPVFRAFYAGDPVCPHCGAAHPGKEWPEHLRPVIR